The sequence below is a genomic window from Apodemus sylvaticus chromosome 6, mApoSyl1.1, whole genome shotgun sequence.
TGGGAAGGTCAGCTGCTAGAAAGGCCTCTTTGTGCTTCAGGTACAAGAGTCTCCTCTGCAACACCTTTCAAGCTGGAGTATCAGGATGAGAAAGCTGAGTGACCTATGAGACCCCATGGCTGCGGCTGACTCAAGAAAACTCGAACCTGCCCAACCTCACCTGCCTCCTCCTGACTGAGATCCGGAGAACCTTCCCCCAAGACCTTAGTGCTCAACCTAAGATGAGCCAAGCTGTCTGATGTGAACCCCTTATTCACCCCAGTCTCCCTCAGAGGCCTCCCCATCTCCCTACACCCTTTTCTGTTCCCAAGCTTTCCCAGTAGAGCACCCTGGACATAGGTGTTGGTGTGGAGCTGTCCTATACACCTTAGCAGCGCCCAGCACTCTGCCCTCATAGGCCAACAGCACCCTGGAGAAGGTGCCATGCTCCCCCCCAAAAAGGGGGATCCTGTGACTATGCAGATGAGGCACAGGGTACAACGATAGTGACTACGTCTGAACTTGGGAGCTGGGAGATTTTCCAGGTCATTTTGGTGGCCCCTGAGTAGTCTCAAGAGACCTTAGCCATAGGCGctgagaaaggaggggagaagggaacgCAGAGCCAGGCCTGCCACCCAACTTGCCCAGGGCAGCTGGGGAAAGTAGACTGCTGCTCCCCGGAGCACAGGAGCAGCACAGCTCTGTCCACATCCTGATCCTGTCTGGAACCCACACTGCGGCCCACCCGCCGCGACCCTAATGAGCCTACCTTCTTTTACAACACCAGACCTGGGACAGCTAGTCTTAGCAGCCACTGGAAACGGCTGCAGACTTGGGCAACAGCACTGTCTCCAGGCACTGCTAACAGTTCCAGCACCAGCCGCCAGCCCCTTGTAAACCCACAGGTCCTGCGGTCACATTAGCTACCACagtgggcaggggcaggggccaACTCTGGGCCTCAGCCCTGTACTCTAAACGATGGGGCTTCTGTTGTTGTGACGGGGAGCTGGCCACCTCAGTGTCCATCCTACTACTGTAGACTCAGCAGGATCCCGGGCAAGAGCACACGATCAGGAGAAGCCCTGTCAGCCCTCAGCCATGAACACAGGTGGAATAAAGCCATGCCAAGCGTGGTGACCTTTGACCCTAACTCATTTGCATTAACAGGACCGAGGGTATCTTCTTGCCCTGCACAGGCCTTGCTTCGCCCACTGCATGCTGAGCTCCACGTCCTCCTCAAACCTCTGAGGAGGTGGGAGGGTCAGAATGTGCGCCAGGgccctggacagacagacagactcctcAGGACTATCCCTGCTCCAGTCCTCGAGGCACCATGCCTGCCCTCCCTTAACCCTTTGTATCCTGGGAAACACAGAGGCCTAGGATGAACAAAAGTTATATCAGGGGACAACTGGGAAGAGATGCTCAGTAGGGTGATGAAGGCagacttcctggaggaggagggaTTTCACTGAGTCttaggaaggaaggcagggaagcAAGAAGAGAGATTTCAAGCTAGCCAGGGACCCAGAGTCAAGCATTGGCAACTTTATACTTTAGCAATGGACTCTGGGCAGATGGTGCACCACTACGCAGCCGGCTGATTCCTTCAAGGCCCCATGCACAGGCTTGAATCGGGTCTGCACTTGAACCTAGGACCCATCACTTCCCCTTGACTCAAAAATCCCCCATCCTCATCCCCACTCATACATAAGCCCAGGCCACCACGACCAGTCTCTGAGTCTGGGGTACCCTTCCATAACCACCCTGACAGGTTAGGGTTACTACCCTCcttttcctgtctctcctccagCTTGATGTCCCCCAAGTGTGGCATGTTATTACCTGAGTCCTAAACCCTTTGCAGGATCCCCAACGTCAACTGAAATGTAACTGAAGAGCCGGGGCTCCCTGTGTTACCACAACCTGCACAGAGCACGCTGCCTTCCTAGCTCTGGCCAATTCTCAGCCACTGTTCGGAATGAGCTCAGTGACCAGGAAGCCTCACTATGTCTAGTACCTCACTAGGTCCCTTTCTTTGAGTTGTCCCTACCAGAGTCCCACCACTGCCACTGTCATCTCCGAGGTCACACACACCATCTGGGCCCTGAGGCTGGATCCAAGAGTCCCGAATGGTTCATGACAAGCACACCTCACTGGAGGGCGGGCACGGCCTCCTCAAGCAGCTGCTCAGTAAGGGGGCTAGTGAAGCAGCAGGCATTTGTGGTAATCCTGCCCCTGCAGCGGTCCACAAGCCTGGTCACCAGTATGCCTCACAGAGTAGGGGCTCTGTTGGAAGGTCTTCCCTGACTCACTCCCTCGCACGGCTCTCCCACTGTTCCTAACCGGGTTTCTAGGAAAGGGAGCTTGTCTGAGTCTTGAGATCCTTTGTTCTGACCTGTTTGTCCTCTGTGGGCGGGTCAGGACCGCAGTGACACACAAAGAGGGCCTGGTTGGGTGGAGGGTACCAAAGTCATTCCCCATCCACAAAGAAAGGCACTGGACAACATAGCACTGGGCTGAGCCGGGCTCCTTCTTAGTCGTGGGGCAACCTTGAGGTCTGGACCTCAAAAATCTAGTTCTTCCAAAGGGGCGCATTACGGGCCAAGAACTCCTGGAAGGCGTTAGGGTACTCTGTAGATCTTAGCGGGTGAGGGATGAGTACGTCTCTTTCTACACCCTCGGACATCAGCTCTGACACCATCCGCGTGATGTCCTGCGGGGGTTCAGCCATATTTTCACGGGTCTGGAGGAGAGGGGTTGGGACGGACTGGGTCGGTGGGGAGGGTTCGGCCTGCTGGCCCTCGAGGTGCAGGCCCAGCGAGTCTCTGGATGgggccctggtgctgtttgtccTCTCCTGCCCACGCAGCATGGCCAGCCGCCTGCGTTCATCGATGCTGATATTCCAGCGGCTACCAGGGCGCCTGTGCTCCTGCGGCTCACACACCTGCGGGAAGGGGGCAGGGGGGAGAGCAGCAGGGGCTCCTTTCCAAACCTGTCACCTCAGATATCAGACCTCAGACTTGTATGGCAAGTATTTTACCGAGCTACGCTTCTAGCCCCTATTTGTGTATCTTGAAGACAGGCTTTGTTTCAGGGTGAGCTCCTGGTGAGGGAAGCAGTGCCCTCTCACAGTAGCCCTATGTGGAACACACCCACACAGGGATACTATATATGTCATGGGCCCCATGGCATGTCCCCAGATGCAGGCCTTAGACTGGTGCTGGCAAGGTACTTCAACGGGGAGGGTGGGGTTTGGCCAAAGGCATAACAAAGGTAACCTGTTGTGTGTCCCCAGAAAGCGGAGTTTCAGAGATCAACCCCAGGCATCCTTCCCCCTTAAGAGGCCTAGAAAGCAATAAAGGCTGGTTCGGTTACCAAAaccaatataaataaagcaaataaaaattaaaaaaacaaaacaaaacaaattgtctCTAAATAGATTTAGGAGGAAAATTAACAATATAAACCCCCATGGACCAATGAAAAACCAGCCTGGACTGAGCAGGGATGTTAGCCGGCACCATGCCCGTGCAGGAGATTGGAAGGTGGTGACAGCCAAGAAAACCAGCACAGGCTTGTAGGGAAAGCCTACACATACAGCCACAGGATGCCCCTGCCCAGGTGGGTGGCCCATGGAAGTCCTTCCAGACTGGCCATTAAGGGGACATACCCAGCTACCTTCTGGGTAGAGGGCTAAACAGAGGGACGAGACAATTCCAGGTGAAGGACCTCCTTACTCAAAAAAGTCTTGAAAGAATTAACACACAACAATCTGATGGTTCCTTTTCTGGGTATAGACCCAGAAAACTTtaaagtgtgtggggggggaggctTTGGAAGGTAGACACAGACCCATGTCCACACAGCAGCTTCCTTCTCTTGGTCAAAACACTGACACAATTCAAGGGCCTGTAGAGGGATGGATCCTCCCAGACGATGTCACTCCAAAAGAAAGACAGCAcatttggggctggggaggtggctcagaagttaaCAGTGCcttctgctcctgcagaggacctgggttcagttcctaccaCCCGTCAGGTGGCTTACATCTGCCTAATTGCAAGGCACATGATACCCATTGATCTGCATGCACATAAGTTCACACgcgcacatgcatgcagacacacacacacaccttttttaaaaatgtgcatttGATACATGCTCCTGTAAGGCTGAATGTGAACCCGAAGGCACTGcttcctggaagagcagccaccaGAGCACACAGCCCCACCACGTCTATGATCCTGCTGGCTTAGGGACTGGCAAATGCAGGCTCACTGAGACAGAAAGGAGAACAGTCCCTCTGGGGACCTGGGATGGAAAGGGAGATGCTTAATGCAGATAACGGACACTGAGAGTAGAAAAGCCCTGGGAATCGGTTTCACCACAATGAGGACATACTCAGCAAGAGGCTGGGTAGGCTCCACGGGAGAACACACACTTGCCACATACGCGGCCCTGTTTCTATCCCCAGAaccactccaacacacacacacacacacacacacacacacacacacacacacacacacacggttttgATATCGAGACTAGGAGAAAGACAAGTGAGCTCTTGGTTCCAAGGCATAGATACAAAGAAGCACAGAGATGCTGGTCTATGCCAAGGAGGGTCCCCTGCAGGGCCTCCTGCAACTCTCCAGAGCCAGGTTCTGGGAAGCAAATTTACAGGCCAATGTCTCTCCCCTCTCAGTGCTGGAGCAAGAGGTCACGGTCTCAGCAGGTCAGAAAGGGGTGCGCCGAGTGTGCACTAACTCACGCCTCACACTTTCAAACATGGACAGACAACTCTTGTGAGCCAAGATGCACACCTGTGCCAACCTGCTAGGGACCTGGGCTTGACCTTGACCTGTCTTGAACCGAGAGGCACTGCCCCAGACGGTGGTTTGCTGCGACAGCCCCGACTGGTAGCAGTCCCAAAGGCGGGTACGGAGACGTTTcaggtgcaggcagaagcctgtaGGCACTGAAAGCGATATGCCGGGCTGACCACCACGAAGCCAGCTGTTAGCAAGGGCCATGTGGACACCTCCGCGCTCACAGTCACCAGTGTCTGCACAAGCCCGAGGGAAAGACAGACCGGAGCTGCTGCTGCTAGTTTCCTTAGAGATGATGGAGAGGCCCCAGGGCTCTACTATCAACGAGGCCCTCAGCTGTAGGATACAGAACATGTGAAGCGAGagcagaagtggggggggggggcagccagAGGACAGCAATGACCTTGGACACGGAGAGTGTGACTTGGCAAGATGAAGACTTGGTAGGAGGCTGGTCCAGAGCTGTTCCTATTCTTAACCCACTTTGTGTGATACAACTGCACACCTCCCCGCCACCCTGTGCTGTCACAGTACTCCTTGTTGGGGCAGCTTCTGAGGTGACACTAGCTGACAGCATATGTGCCCTGCACCTGGTCTAAGGACATGAGGCCACACACCAGGCCTCCTTGTAGCAAGTTCAGGAACAGCAGGAAAGAAGacctttgagagagagagagagagagagagagagagagagagagagagacatccaACCCAACCACCTCAGACTGAGAGAAGGGAAGATATAAGTTCAGAATTCATTTGGAGATAATCATTTCACAGTATCACCACCACAAGTACTAATACA
It includes:
- the Tex22 gene encoding testis-expressed protein 22, which encodes MDSRQQRPQRKTLQWQLAREQRHQSPPQRLSEASSQPDTRSKPQEDLQTQDWVCEPQEHRRPGSRWNISIDERRRLAMLRGQERTNSTRAPSRDSLGLHLEGQQAEPSPPTQSVPTPLLQTRENMAEPPQDITRMVSELMSEGVERDVLIPHPLRSTEYPNAFQEFLARNAPLWKN